One part of the Planctomycetota bacterium genome encodes these proteins:
- a CDS encoding Gfo/Idh/MocA family oxidoreductase: MFPSIFTDELGLDFADTLPILKAWGLGHCDLRGRVFRKAFEDLTPDELAEVKKLLDRHGMKIGCLQSSLAKVHLPEGERLRAEAAKLEGIVRAADVLGCRLVRSFFYWQPPRELEGQLAVRPDELQKALDRFAPLADRARQAGLVLGFENCGTTPDECFAVLDALGVPAWGFAWDVHSSWHCDERRRDQGAFLIRMAQRARLIHVKAHGAVAGLGEPIPYDKVLQTADNAGLRGPVSAETHNPDRGVSHEEMSRRVVEAIQRAWPTAAPGGLFDTGRRTAAVVRPWASDPVRFVVVGLGMGHSRSKMIQETPGAALLGVCDKVEERARRTAAECQVPYETDVRRWLDNRDVEAVFVLTETGNHAAVALQALEAGKHVLVTKPMEASLAACDAMIRLAEKKGLALAVDFSRRVEPGPLSLRAAVASGCLGRLLGADASLKILRTMDYFRSNGGWRGTRRWDGGGVLSNQNIHHLDELAFILGVPQKVRCNIWTQDHDIEAEDLGVATWLYANGLVLTLYATSSYPHSTWYFRFELHGTQGAVIQAAGGPFDRPMERWFLDNAWGDKPPARAESEWLNNVDNFAAHLRAGAKLTSDGREGRRSQAILDAMYRSALEADGGWVEVRPELD; the protein is encoded by the coding sequence ATGTTCCCGTCCATCTTCACCGACGAGCTGGGTCTGGACTTCGCCGATACGCTGCCGATTCTCAAGGCGTGGGGCCTCGGGCACTGCGACCTGCGCGGCCGCGTGTTCCGCAAGGCCTTCGAGGACCTGACGCCCGACGAGCTGGCCGAGGTGAAGAAGCTCCTCGACCGCCATGGGATGAAGATCGGCTGCCTCCAGTCGTCGCTGGCCAAGGTGCACCTGCCCGAGGGCGAGCGCCTGAGGGCCGAGGCGGCGAAGCTCGAGGGCATCGTCCGCGCCGCCGACGTGCTCGGCTGCCGACTCGTGCGCTCCTTCTTCTACTGGCAGCCGCCGCGCGAGTTGGAGGGCCAGCTCGCCGTCCGGCCCGACGAGCTTCAGAAGGCCCTCGACCGCTTCGCCCCCCTGGCCGACCGTGCGCGCCAGGCCGGCCTCGTGCTCGGCTTCGAGAACTGCGGCACCACGCCCGACGAGTGCTTCGCCGTGCTCGATGCCCTCGGGGTGCCGGCCTGGGGCTTCGCCTGGGATGTGCACTCGAGCTGGCACTGCGACGAGCGCCGCCGCGACCAGGGCGCCTTTCTCATCCGCATGGCCCAGCGCGCCCGCCTCATCCACGTCAAGGCCCACGGAGCCGTGGCCGGCCTCGGCGAGCCGATCCCCTACGACAAAGTGCTTCAGACCGCCGACAACGCCGGCCTCCGCGGCCCCGTGAGCGCGGAGACCCACAACCCCGACCGCGGCGTGTCGCACGAGGAGATGTCGCGCCGCGTGGTCGAGGCCATTCAGAGGGCCTGGCCCACCGCCGCGCCCGGCGGCCTCTTCGACACGGGCCGGCGCACCGCCGCCGTCGTCCGCCCGTGGGCCAGCGACCCGGTGCGCTTCGTGGTCGTCGGCCTCGGCATGGGCCACAGCCGCTCGAAGATGATCCAGGAGACGCCCGGCGCCGCGCTTCTCGGCGTGTGCGACAAGGTCGAGGAGCGCGCCCGGCGCACCGCCGCCGAATGCCAGGTGCCCTATGAGACCGACGTGCGCCGCTGGCTCGACAACAGGGACGTCGAGGCCGTCTTCGTCCTCACAGAGACGGGCAATCACGCCGCCGTGGCCCTTCAGGCCCTGGAGGCGGGCAAGCACGTGCTCGTCACCAAGCCCATGGAGGCCAGCCTCGCCGCCTGCGACGCGATGATCCGCCTGGCCGAGAAGAAGGGCCTCGCGCTGGCCGTGGACTTCAGCCGCCGCGTGGAGCCCGGCCCGCTCTCGCTCCGGGCGGCGGTGGCCAGCGGCTGCCTCGGCCGCCTGCTCGGAGCCGACGCCTCGCTCAAGATCCTCCGCACGATGGACTACTTCCGCTCCAACGGCGGCTGGCGCGGCACCCGCCGCTGGGACGGCGGCGGCGTGCTCTCGAACCAGAACATCCACCACCTCGACGAGCTGGCCTTCATCCTCGGCGTGCCGCAGAAGGTCCGCTGCAACATCTGGACCCAGGACCACGACATCGAGGCCGAGGACCTGGGCGTGGCCACCTGGCTCTATGCCAACGGCCTCGTGCTCACGCTCTACGCCACATCGTCCTATCCGCACTCCACCTGGTACTTCCGCTTCGAGCTGCACGGCACGCAGGGGGCCGTCATTCAGGCGGCGGGCGGCCCCTTCGACCGCCCGATGGAGCGCTGGTTCCTCGACAACGCCTGGGGCGACAAGCCCCCCGCCCGCGCCGAGAGCGAATGGCTGAACAACGTGGACAACTTCGCCGCCCACCTGCGCGCGGGCGCGAAGCTCACCAGCGACGGCCGCGAAGGCCGCCGCTCCCAGGCCATCCTCGACGCCATGTACCGCTCGGCCCTCGAAGCCGACGGCGGCTGGGTCGAGGTGAGGCCAGAGCTGGACTGA